In Penicillium psychrofluorescens genome assembly, chromosome: 5, a single window of DNA contains:
- a CDS encoding uncharacterized protein (ID:PFLUO_007834-T1.cds;~source:funannotate) has product MPPIQITSTEQFNSLLTSSRFVVADFYADWCGPCKAIAPVYDSLSTQLSRPNHITFTKINGDQQQALAQAYFVSAYPTFIVFENGRKTQTVQGADPRKLNEVIQKLASEATKSDSASGQAGEGSGSGGIWLGAAVPRGYSDITDQIDQKGLELLNRDSQHGLPKTLFEASKPSALAGKGKAGEKDWVESDTDEQLMLYIPFQSTLKVHTLHVTSFPPSADDAEDPDEVPMRPRTVSLYTNRSHVLGFDEAEDTVAVQTIEIKPEDWDSKTGTAKLDLRFVKFQSVTTLVMFFVDGDGDSDKLRVDRIRIIGEAGEKRAMGKLEKIGDEPGE; this is encoded by the exons atgcctcccatcCAAATTACATCGACAGAGCAATTCAACTCTCTGCTCACGTCCTCCCGTTTCGTTGTCGCCGACT TCTATGCAGACTGGTGCGGGCCATGTAAAGCAATCGCTCCGGTGTACGACTCGCTGTCTACGCAGCTCTCGCGCCCGAACCACATCACATTCACCAAGATCAACGGGGATCAGCAGCAAGCGCTCGCCCAGGCATATTTTGTGTCAGC ATATCCTACCTTCATCGTGTTCGAAAATGGTCGCAAAACCCAGACAGTCCAGGGCGCCGACCCCCGAAAATTGAACGAGGTCATCCAGAAGCTTGCGTCCGAAGCAACCAAGTCGGACAGCGCGTCGGGACAAGCTGGCGAGGGAAGCGGATCGGGCGGCATCTGGCTGGGTGCTGCTGTGCCCAGGGGATACAGCGACATCACCGACCAGATCGACCAGAAGGGACTGGAGCTTCTGAACCGGGACAGCCAACACGGGCTACCAAAAACGCTCTTCGAAGCCTCGAAGCCGTCTGCCCTGGCAggcaagggcaaggccgGTGAAAAGGACTGGGTCGAGAGCGACACCGACGAGCAGCTGATGCTCTACATCCCGTTCCAGTCGACGCTGAAAGTGCACACCCTCCATGTGACCTCGttccctccctccgccgacgacgccgaagaCCCCGACGAGGTACCGATGCGACCCAGGACCGTCTCACTCTACACGAACCGCTCGCATGTGCTTGGATTCGACGAAGCGGAGGATACCGTTGCCGTGCAGACGATTGAAATCAAGCCCGAGGACTGGGACTCCAAGACCGGGACGGCCAAGCTCGATCTACGGTTTGTCAAGTTCCAGAGCGTGACCACGCTGGTCATGTTCTTTGTCGATGGCGACGGAGACAGCGACAAGCTGCGCGTGGACCGCATTCGCATTATTGGCGAGgcgggcgagaagcgcgcgatgggcaagctggagaagattggcGACGAGCCTGGCGAGTAA
- a CDS encoding uncharacterized protein (ID:PFLUO_007833-T1.cds;~source:funannotate): MAPAPVHGQPSFAYYDSSQPRQPGAFTSQPSDMPYYGQMPPQQQQPQRGPEQQQPIYSAQPVMNMHQMATTNAFRGAAMSMTPIASPQPSQMKPAIIIQQGSPALMPLDTRFINHDLYGFPTTPPLSSSGSTISSPPSANCTLHTPTADGFFSFERVEGVKEGCETDVHTEILAHPEWARSDSPPMTPVFIHPPSLTASHISSDLLSANSCPSLSPSPSPVPSDFLTQTQSLSGESSAGGADFCDPRQLTVEPSVNVAAQDLPPLPTLSCEEEYPRAVVGSPSVTLPVNKNPSPTFTSSSTEDPLSSLPTFDSFSDLDSDDEYVNRLVDFHPGGNAVYLGDKRQRVGPYMAEDDGFLSEHDLDDVEEEGYHVPSVPSFEWPESVRPQAAESEDSDVEETQIKKRSNRKSSRKNSAVEDDEDVQKSISSPDSDCGSREGSESAPVSVNRRGRKQSLTDDPSKTFVCTLCSRRFRRQEHLKRHYRSLHTEDKPFECHECGKKFSRSDNLAQHARTHGGGSIVMGVLDANDVAASFDEQQETGALGSVMYEASQSSSEETPAVDRRPAKKRKRETAA; encoded by the exons ATGGCTCCGGCCCCAGTGCATGGCCAGCCTTCATTCGCCTACTACGACTCTTCTCAGCCTAGACAACCAGGTGCCTTCACCAGTCAACCGTCCGACATGCCGTACTACGGACAgatgccgccccagcagcagcaaccgcAGCGTGGtccagagcagcagcagccgatctACTCGGCGCAGCCGGTGATGAACATGCACCAGATGGCCACGACGAATGCTTTCCGGGGCGCGGCGATGAGCATGACTCCCATTGCTTCACCGCAACCGTCGCAGATGAAGCCCGCCATAATCATCCAGCAGGGCTCGCCCGCGCTGATGCCGCTGGACACCCGCTTCATCAACCACGACCTGTACGGGTTCCCAACTACGCcgcctctctcttcttctgggaGTACCATCAGCAGTCCCCCGTCGGCCAACTGTACATTGCACACGCCGACCGCcgacggcttcttctcctttgaGAGGGTGGAAGGCGTCAAGGAAGGCTGTGAGACCGATGTGCACACCGAGATCTTGGCGCACCCGGAATGGGCGCGTTCCGACTCTCCTCCGATGACACCTG tgTTCATCCACCCGCCCTCTCTTACCGCCAGTCACATATCGTCGGATCTCTTATCCGCCAACTCGTgcccttctctctctccttcgccttccCCCGTTCCCAGTGACTTCCTGACCCAGACCCAATCGCTCTCTGGCGAGTCTTCTGCCGGTGGCGCTGACTTCTGTGACCCGCGCCAACTCACCGTTGAGCCTTCCGTCAATGTTGCCGCCCAGGACCTCCCACCTCTGCCGACCCTCTCATGTGAGGAGGAATACCCGCGCGCAGTCGTGGGCAGTCCCTCCGTGACCCTGCCGGTCAATAAGAATCCGTCTCCAACTTTCACAAGTTCGTCCACCGAGGACCCGCTGAGCTCGCTGCCGACTTTTGACAGCTTCTCGGATCTGGACTCCGATGACGAGTATGTGAACCGCTTGGTCGACTTCCACCCCGGCGGCAACGCCGTCTACCTGGGTGACAAGCGCCAGCGGGTTGGCCCCTACATggcggaagatgatgggTTCCTCAGCGAGCACGACCTGGACGAcgtggaggaagagggaTACCACGTCCCCTCTGTTCCCTCCTTTGAGTGGCCCGAGTCTGTTCGTCCCCAGGCCGCCGAGAGCGAGGACTCCGACGTGGAGGAAACGCAGATCAAGAAGCGCTCCAACCGCAAGTCGTCGCGCAAGAACTCCGCtgtcgaggacgacgaggatgtccAGAAGTCGATTTCGTCGCCTGACAGTGACTGCGGATCGCGCGAGGGCTCCGAGTCCGCACCCGTGTCGGTTAaccgccgcggccgcaagCAGTCTCTGACAGACGACCCGTCCAAGACGTTCGTGTGCACTCTCTGCTCGCGCCGGTTCCGTCGCCAGGAACACCTCAAGCGCCACTACCGCTCGCTCCACACGGAGGACAAGCCCTTCGAGTGCCACGAGTGCGGCAAGAAGTTCTCCCGCAGCGACAACCTTGCGCAGCATGCTCGGACCCACGGCGGCGGTTCGATCGTCATGGGCGTCTTGGATGCCAATGATGTCGCCGCCTCGTTCGACGAACAGCAAGAGACCGGTGCACTGGGCTCCGTCATGTACGAGGCCTCACAGTCGAGCTCCGAGGAGACACCCGCCGTGGACCGCCGGCCCgcgaagaagcgcaagcgtgAGACAGCGGCCTAA
- a CDS encoding uncharacterized protein (ID:PFLUO_007831-T1.cds;~source:funannotate) produces the protein MTPPRGQEETGAPPRSSTPATSSEGIAIDNLRCFTRSPHPYHLKSSASARRHGSSTPPSDQGDLLRPPSYYSSKSSRTPSDSGTEADDESTGLLRGLPAPPLRPRKGLRVGTNGNVVVDTDPWMPSLHPWPPLLVRTFPRKSSRWSSDTEAEGRMAEKRQVLSRKRRVEVLRRLLETALLLSVGGVALLQRDARALAWAWRKELAAHGLLVTGLYAAYPFTIGAATSGRRWRLWPKNRPFISIPSSFDPAPLLYPVLIPIFVSLSLTQHRPALTMPNIILSLSSLPPSVVPLHHWAHGFSISHWVVTLIPIIISEHTFFDSTLPKPLSLRGFDAEALTLLFPLHQALIPTLDFLLTTSLLPAELQLLTVALANLYLFAASPQAQILKALLWLGGMCIFISCRHLLHWEVALARIPSWKFRRPPNRSQSPRKFLNMMDHRICETLSRVCISDEPMSDSDEPNTFRNSRRTKTIPPIRDPELLSAEPRTATGDISMMKVLEQDIHNVQRRRHSIATFDEVVREQRVRTTPGGRRKKSMEPELASFLSLNAAQAQVRKWLYALCVYVASVLIILGPIRKYVAEYALHGQDPFGWALGYLFGNLSGFRFWVLMLNFEYWIQLAPRVDADASCWLGRVEHLRQATVGAASSRLLISGYCAVVLLTGLAVVFQLSSVAEVDTRRKLFHGMMVLMFLPTVFVDPTFCAMALALVLAVFLLLDLFRASQLPPISRPLTYFLAPYVDGRDHRGPVIVSHIFLLIGCSIPLWLSLADLPRIGSTPWAGWDVPSRDVSMVSGVICVGMGDAAASLIGRRFGRLKWFWGGGKSLEGSVAFVVAVTCGLVAVRAWLLLGRWPVSGIADEHSGVSLRSFWLATVGRAVLAAGGTSATEAILTGCNDNVVVPVVLWLLVRGLGV, from the exons ATGACACCTCCGCGGGGCCAGGAGGAAACCGGAGCTCCTccgcgcagcagcacgcCTGCCACGAGCTCCGAAGGCATCGCCATTGACAATCTGCGATGCTTCACACGCTCCCCCCATCCCTATCACCTGAagagcagcgccagcgccCGCCGCCACGGTTCGAGCACCCCACCCTCCGACCAGGGCGACCTTCTCCGGCCTCCCTCCTACTACTCCAGCAAGTCATCGCGGACGCCGAGCGACAGCGGcaccgaggccgacgatgaaAGCACGGGACTCCTGCGCGGTCTGCCCGCTCCGCCGCTACGGCCCCGGAAAGGCTTGCGGGTGGGCACAAATGGCAATGTCGTCGTGGATACCGATCCCTGGATGCCCTCGCTGCATCCCTGGCCGCCGCTACTGGTGCGGACCTTTCCCCGGAAGAGCTCGCGGTGGAGCTCTGATACAGAGGCCGAGGGGcggatggcggagaagcgTCAGGTGCTGAGCCGGAAGAGACGAGTCGAGGTCCTCAGGCGGTTGTTGGAGACGGCGCTCTTGCTTTCTGTTGGAGGAGTGGCTTTGCTGCAGAGAGATGCGCGGGCGCTGGCTTGGGCGTGGAGGAAAG AGCTCGCAGCCCATGGGCTTCTGGTTACTGGGCTGTATGCCGCTTATCCCTTCACGATCGGAGCTGCAACAAGCGGCCGGAGATGGCGCCTGTGGCCCAAGAACCGGCCTTTCATTTCTATACCCTCGAGTTTTGACCCGGCACCTCTATTATATCCGGTTCTCATCCCGATCTTCGTCTCGTTGTCTCTGACACAACACCGCCCTGCCCTGACCATGCCCAACATCATCCTCAGTCTCTCCTCTCTACCTCCGTCGGTTGTCCCACTACACCACTGGGCCCATGGCTTCAGTATATCGCATTGGGTGGTCACTTTGATacccatcatcatctccgaACATACGTTTTTCGATTCTACACTACCAAAGCCACTTTCATTACGCGGGTTCGATGCGGAGGCATTGacccttctttttcctttaCATCAAGCGTTGATACCCACGTTAGACTTCTTGTTGACCACCAGCCTTCTTCCCGCcgagctgcagctgctgaCCGTGGCGCTGGCCAACCTGTACTTGTTTGCCGCCTCACCACAGGCGCAGATTCTCAAAGCCTTGTTGTGGCTGGGTGGGATGTGTATATTTATTTCGTGTCGCCATTTACTGCATTGGGAGGTTGCTCTCGCGCGCATCCCGAGTTGGAAGTTCCGTCGCCCGCCAAACCGTTCACAATCGCCCCGCAAATTCTTGAATATGATGGATCATCGGATTTGTGAGACGTTGAGCAGAGTTTGTATCTCGGATGAACCTATGTCGGACAGCGATGAGCCGAATACATTCCGAAACTCGCGCAGGACGAAGACTATACCTCCAATCCGTGACCCCGAGCTCCTATCCGCCGAACCTAGGACTGCCACGGGCGATATCTCCATGATGAAAGTCCTTGAGCAAGATATACATAATGTccagcgacgacgacatTCAATCGCCACGTTCGACGAGGTGGTTCGTGAGCAACGAGTCCGCACCACGCCCGGTGGCCGGCGGAAGAAATCCATGGAGCCGGAGCTCGCCTCGTTCCTCTCGCTCAATGCAGCCCAAGCGCAGGTCCGGAAATGGCTGTACGCTTTGTGTGTTTATGTGGCCTCTGTGCTGATTATTCTCGGTCCGATCCGAAAGTACGTGGCTGAGTACGCTCTGCATGGCCAAGATCCGTTTGGGTGGGCGCTGGGGTATCTATTCGGCAATCTGTCTGGGTTCCGATTCTGGGTGCTCATGCTGAATTTTGAATATTGGATTCAGCTGGCCCCTCGCGTGGATGCGGATGCCTCGTGCTGGCTTGGCCGGGTCGAGCATCTTCGTCAGGCTACCGTCGGCGCTGCCAGCTCTCGCCTCCTGATCAGTGGGTATTGTGCTGTGGTGCTGTTGACTGGCTTGGCTGtggtcttccagctcagcTCGGTCGCCGAAGTCGACACGCGGCGCAAGTTATTCCACGGCATGATGGTGCTGATGTTCCTCCCCACGGTCTTTGTGGATCCGACATTCTGCGCCATGGCGTTGGCCCTGGTCCTGgccgtcttcctcctgctcgACCTCTTCCGGGCATCCCAGCTGCCTCCCATCTCCCGCCCTTTAACATATTTTTTGGCTCCCTATGTCGACGGTCGCGACCACCGCGGGCCAGTGATTGTGTCGCACATATTCTTGCTCATTGGGTGCTCGATCCCACTCTGGCTGTCTCTCGCCGACCTTCCCCGGATTGGTTCAACCCCCTGGGCCGGCTGGGACGTGCCGTCCCGCGACGTCAGCATGGTCAGCGGTGTGATCTGCGTCGGCATGGGTGACGCAGCCGCGTCTCTTATCGGGCGGCGCTTCGGCCGGCTCAAGTGGTTCTGGGGCGGAGGCAAGTCGCTCGAAGGTAGTGTCGCTTTCGTGGTCGCTGTCACCTGTGGGCTGGTGGCCGTTCGTGCCTGGCTTCTGCTCGGCCGGTGGCCTGTGTCTGGAATAGCAGATGAACACTCTGGGGTGTCCTTGAGATCCTTCTGGCTGGCGACGGTTGGCCGGGCCGTCCTGGCCGCTGGGGGAACCAGTGCCACGGAGGCGATCCTGACTGGGTGCAACGACAACGTTGTGGTGCCGGTGGTGCTATGGCTGCTCGTCCGAGGGCTTGGTGTTTAA
- a CDS encoding uncharacterized protein (ID:PFLUO_007835-T1.cds;~source:funannotate) gives MPKSTSTDADYYAILNLPFTGSSGPILSKQQIKLAYHKALLAHHPDKASTVALEPGLQGSTPYQTPGRGQGQGQGTAPQRTYTIDEITTAYKTLSDPFLRADYDRVIRLDRAKVAEREKTGDVFHTGLEIVDLEDLACDEDGAGATMCWYRGCRCGDERGFLVTEADLEREAEHGEIVLGCRGCSLWLKVLFAVEDG, from the coding sequence ATGCCCAAATCTACCTCCACCGATGCCGACTACTATGCGATCCTAAACCTGCCCTTCACGGGCTCCTCCGGACCCATCCTCTCGAAGCAGCAGATCAAGCTTGCCTACCACAAAGCCCTGCTCGCGCACCACCCCGACAAAGCGAGCACGGTCGCCCTCGAACCCGGACTCCAAGGATCAACTCCCTACCAAACACCAGGACGAGGACAgggacaaggacaaggaacGGCACCACAGCGAACCTACACCATCGACGAGATTACCACCGCCTACAAAACCCTCTCAGATCCCTTCCTGCGCGCAGACTATGATCGCGTGATACGCTTAGACCGGGCGAAAGTCgcggagcgggagaagaCAGGCGATGTGTTTCACACGGGGCTGGAGATTGTTGATCTAGAGGACCTGGCGTGTGATGAAGACGGTGCAGGCGCGACAATGTGCTGGTATCGTGGCTGTCGGTGCGGCGATGAGAGGGGGTTCCTGGTTACGGAGGCTGATCTCGAGAGGGAGGCTGAGCATGGTGAGATCGTGCTCGGGTGTCGTGGGTGCAGTCTTTGGCTGAAAGTTCTTTTTGCGGTTGAGGATGGGTGA
- a CDS encoding uncharacterized protein (ID:PFLUO_007836-T1.cds;~source:funannotate), whose protein sequence is MASAARSASRLLRSAPASFRPAARSARFALPAQGVRVAARRGYASEAGPEKSSGGSGAIWGIGLAAAGGAGLYFYLNGESTPKGPFVPTQEDYQKVYDEIAKLLAAETDYDDGSYGPVLVRLAWHASGTYDKETGTGGSNGATMRFAPESDHGANAGLKIAREFLEPVKAKFPWITYSDLWTMGGACAIQELGGPQIPWRPGRQDKDVAACTPDGRLPDAAQGQRHIRDIFSRMGFDDREMVALIGAHALGRAHTDRSGFDGPWQFSPTSFNNEFFRLLVEEKWNKKKWNGPVQFTDKSTSTLMMLPADMALVNDRAFKKHVERYAKDNDAFFKEFSDVFVKLLELGVPFQTEDRFVFKTSE, encoded by the exons ATGGCTTCCGCTGCTCGTTCTGCTTCTCGTCTCCTTCGCTCGGCTCCGGCCTCCTTCCGCCCGGCGGCTCGCAGTGCCCGGTTCGCTCTTCCCGCGCAGGGTGTCCGTGTCGCGGCCCGTCGTGGATATGCCTCCGAGGCCGGCCCGGAGAAGTCGTCTGGTGGCTCCGGCGCGATCTGGGGTATCGGTCTggccgctgctggtggtgccGGTCTGTACTTCTACCTGAATGGTGAATCCACGCCCAAGGGTCCCTTCGTCCCCACCCAGGAAGACTACCAGAAGGTGTACGACGAGATCGCCAAGCTTCTGGCCGCGGAGACCGACTATGATGATGGCAGCTATGGCCCG GTTCTCGTCCGTCTCGCCTGGCACGCCAGCGGCACCTATGACAAGGAGACTGGCACCGGTGGTAGCAACGGCGCCACCATGCGATTCGCTCCTGAGTCGGATCACGGCGCCAATGCCGGTCTGAAGATCGCCCGCGAGTTCCTCGAGCCCGTCAAGGCCAAGTTCCCCTGGATCACCTACTCGGACCTGTGGACGATGGGCGGTGCGTGCGCCAtccaggagctgggcggTCCCCAGATCCCCTGGAGACCCGGCCGTCAGGACAAGGACGTGGCCGCCTGCACGCCGGACGGCCGTCTGCCCGACGCCGCCCAGGGCCAGCGCCACATCCGCGACATCTTCTCGCGCATGGGCTTCGACGATCGCGAAATGGTCGCTCTGATCGGAGCGCACGCCCTGGGCCGCGCCCACACCGATCGATCCGGCTTCGACGGTCCCTGGCAATTCAGCCCAACGTCCTTCAACAATGAGTTCTTCCGTCTCCTCGTTGAGGAGAAgtggaacaagaagaagtggaaCGGCCCCGTTCAGTTCACCGACAAGTCGACTTCCACCCTGATGATGCTGCCCgccgacatggcgctggTCAACGACCGCGCTTTCAAGAAGCACGTCGAGCGCTATGCAAAGGACAACGATGCCTTCTTCAAGGAGTTCTCCGATGTCTTTGTCAAGCTGCTCGAGCTGGGCGTGCCCTTCCAGACCGAGGACCGCTTTGTCTTCAAGACTTCCGAGTAG
- a CDS encoding uncharacterized protein (ID:PFLUO_007832-T1.cds;~source:funannotate), whose amino-acid sequence MPPSPPDRGLNVIALISGGKDSLYSLLHCIRNGHRVVALANLYPEPKKSPDSQHASETKEQATAKEHDEEEEEEEEEEEEEETEDIDSFMYQTIGHSVIPLYEPALGIPLYRAPITGDAVDTARIYRHDAADQAAETSSLQDQGEDETESLVPLLRRIKEAHPEANAVSAGAILSTYQRTRIENVAARLGLVPLAWLWMYPSLPPPTERGTDSMAVVEAGLLEDMAACGCEARIIKVASGGLDDGFLWGDVSGERPLRRRIVKAMRRFAAPEDLRGAVLGEGGEYETLALDGPGFLWKQRIDIVSRETRTAEGGVAFMSLKGARCVPKDAEHEGAFSPQDVRRPALLDAPFASIASEDLSSPPLSSLSGSTTETTVTTAWSGCEPVHRQTGTTWTISNLIAPEAGTGAGEQMKGIADKIQQELKASHARSTDDIVFTTVLLRSMSDFASMNSVYVSLFKKPNPPARVTVACGDRLPANVKVMVSLVVDLGARDHRQGLHVQSRSYWAPANIGPYSQAMSVPVQEEGRLVYIAGQIPLDPASMELVPPEQTEGYRLRTVLALQHLWRIGEAMQVVWWTGAVAFLAGSEHSDARAQVAWRLWEKMHARPVDPEDADEEDEGPQLDIWDIKYGRRAEELAPPDSSWVLPKFSILKADSATSVPPFLAVQVDELPRESDIEWHGLGSRCRQAQLTTQTTGSTFITESGTYSVIEIESVSALDMAKTQCPTLVQATLYTTQNISAGSWPGQIVPCRSVWGRGGRRLAAGVVLHREKSDSIDYMQ is encoded by the coding sequence ATGCCGCCCTCCCCTCCAGACCGGGGACTAAATGTCATCGCTCTGATCTCCGGCGGCAAAGACTCGCTCTACTCCCTGCTACACTGTATCCGTAACGGCCACCGAGTTGTGGCGTTGGCGAATCTGTACCCAGAGCCCAAGAAGAGTCCAGATTCCCAACATGCTAGTGAGACCAAAGAACAGGCGACAGCCAAAGAGcacgacgaagaagaagaagaagaagaagaagaagaagaagaagaagagacggaaGATATCGACAGCTTCATGTACCAAACAATCGGCCACAGCGTCATCCCGCTCTACGAACCCGCCCTGGGCATCCCCCTCTATCGGGCCCCAATCACAGGCGATGCGGTCGACACCGCTAGAATATACCGACATGACGCAGCAGATCAAGCAGCCGAGACAAGCAGCcttcaagatcaaggagaagatgagacAGAATCACTTGTGcccctcctccggcgcatCAAGGAAGCCCACCCAGAGGCCAACGCCGTCTCAGCCGGCGCCATCCTCTCGACGTACCAGCGCACGCGTATTGAAAATGTCGCTGCCCGTCTTGGTCTGGTGCCCCTGGCGTGGCTGTGGATGTATCCTTCtctgccgccgccgacggaACGCGGGACAGATTCCATGGCCGTGGTCGAAGCGGGCTTGTTGGAAGACATGGCTGCTTGTGGATGTGAAGCGCGCATTATCAAGGTTGCGTCAGGCGGACTGGACGATGGGTTTCTGTGGGGAGATGTCTCAGGGGAACGTCCGCTGCGCAGGCGCATCGTTAAGGCAATGAGGCGCTTTGCGGCACCTGAGGATCTTCGTGGCGCTGTTCTTGGTGAAGGGGGGGAATATGAGACACTAGCACTCGATGGGCCTGGTTTTCTATGGAAACAGAGGATTGATATTGTCTCCAGAGAGACTCGGACGGCGGAAGGTGGCGTGGCTTTTATGAGTTTGAAGGGCGCGCGCTGTGTGCCTAAAGATGCGGAACACGAGGGAGCATTCTCTCCGCAAGACGTGAGAAGACCGGCTTTGTTGGATGCGCCATTTGCTTCTATTGCCTCGGAAGATCTGTCGTCTCCACCGCTATCATCACTATCAGGCTCTACTACAGAGACCACTGTGACAACAGCGTGGTCTGGCTGCGAGCCCGTTCATCGGCAGACTGGCACGACCTGGACAATTTCGAATCTGATTGCGCCCGAGGCTGGTACCGGCGCTGGGGAACAGATGAAGGGCATCGCCGATAAGATCCAGCAGGAATTGAAGGCATCTCATGCCCGATCCACAGACGATATCGTATTTACTACTGTGCTCCTCCGCTCCATGTCCGACTTCGCCTCCATGAATAGTGTCTACGTGTCGCTGTTCAAGAAACCGAACCCCCCAGCACGGGTCACTGTAGCCTGCGGAGACCGACTGCCAGCAAACGTCAAGGTGATGGTCTCTCTTGTTGTGGACCTGGGTGCGCGGGACCATCGGCAAGGCCTTCATGTCCAGTCACGGTCATACTGGGCGCCGGCGAATATCGGACCCTATTCGCAAGCCATGTCCGTTCCagtgcaagaagaaggcaggTTGGTTTACATTGCTGGCCAAATACCGCTAGACCCTGCTTCTATGGAGCTGGTACCGCCAGAACAGACTGAGGGTTACCGTCTACGAACCGTGTTGGCTCTCCAGCACCTCTGGAGGATCGGAGAAGCCATGCAGGTAGTCTGGTGGACGGGCGCTGTAGCCTTCCTGGCGGGCAGTGAGCACTCTGATGCCCGCGCTCAAGTGGCTTGGCGTCTATGGGAAAAGATGCATGCTCGACCAGTAGATCCtgaggatgcggatgaggaggacgagggaCCGCAGCTGGATATTTGGGATATCAAGTACGGTCGCCGGGCAGAGGAGCTGGCTCCTCCCGATTCTTCTTGGGTCTTGCCAAAATTCAGCATCCTCAAGGCCGACTCGGCCACATCTGTCCCGCCATTCCTAGCCGTCCAGGTCGATGAGCTGCCCCGAGAAAGCGATATCGAATGGCACGGACTGGGCAGCCGGTGCCGACAAGCCCAGCTGACAACACAAACTACAGGCTCTACATTTATTACTGAGAGCGGCACTTACTCCGTGATCGAGATTGAATCGGTATCGGCTTTGGACATGGCCAAGACGCAGTGCCCGACGCTGGTGCAGGCGACGCTGTATACCACACAGAACATCTCTGCTGGGTCCTGGCCGGGCCAGATCGTTCCATGTCGGTCTGTCTGgggccgaggaggaaggagattGGCTGCGGGAGTTGTCTTACATCGGGAGAAATCAGATAGCATAGATTACATGCAATGA